A stretch of the Serratia marcescens genome encodes the following:
- the infB gene encoding translation initiation factor IF-2 has product MTTDVTVKSLAAEIQTPVDRLVQQFADAGINKSESDSVTQQEKETLLAHLNREHGSAPGKLTLQRKTRSTLNIPSTGGKSKSVQIEVRKKRTYVNRDTQEAQLAEAAEQAQREAEEQARREAEELVKREAEAKRAAEEQAKREAAEIAKRNSAEKEKVTNQHTDEMTKPAQAEKARREAEAAELKRKAEEEVRRKVEEEAKRVAEEARRMAEENGEKWAQADAASAAVESADYHVTTSQHARAAEDENDAKVEGDRRSRTRGGKATKQKKGNKLSESKADREEARAVTRGGKGKRKPSALQQGFNKPAQVVNRDVVIGETITVAELANKMAVKGSQVIKVMMKLGAMATINQVIDQETAQLVAEEMGHKVILRRENELEEALMSDRDTGAAAEPRAPVVTIMGHVDHGKTSLLDYIRSTKVAAGEAGGITQHIGAYHVETENGMITFLDTPGHAAFTSMRARGAQATDIVVLVVAADDGVMPQTIEAIQHAKAAQVPLVVAVNKIDKPEADPDRVKQELSQYGVMPEEWGGEAQFVHVSAKAGTGIDELLQAILLQAEVLELKAVRSGMASGVVIESFLDKGRGPVATVLVQEGTLNKGDIVLCGFEYGRVRAMRDELGRDVTSAGPSIPVEILGLSSVPAAGDEATVVRDEKKAREVALYRQGKFREVKLARQQKSKLENMFANMTDGEVSELNIVLKSDVQGSCEAISDSLLKLSTDEVKVKIVGSGVGGITETDATLAAASNAIILGFNVRADASARRVIEAESLDLRYYSVIYNLIDEVKQAMSGMLAPEYKQQIIGLAEVRDVFKSPKFGAIAGCMVTEGTIKRHNPIRVLRDNVVIYEGELESLRRFKDDVNEVRNGMECGIGVKNYNDVRVGDMIEVFEIIEIQRTIA; this is encoded by the coding sequence ATGACGACAGATGTAACCGTAAAATCGCTGGCAGCAGAGATTCAGACTCCGGTTGATCGCCTGGTACAGCAGTTTGCTGATGCAGGGATCAACAAGTCCGAGTCGGACTCTGTTACCCAGCAAGAAAAAGAAACATTGCTGGCGCACCTGAACCGTGAACACGGCAGCGCGCCGGGTAAACTCACTTTGCAGCGCAAAACGCGCAGCACCTTGAATATCCCGAGCACCGGCGGTAAAAGTAAATCGGTGCAAATTGAGGTCCGCAAGAAACGCACTTATGTAAATCGCGATACGCAGGAAGCCCAGTTGGCTGAAGCGGCAGAGCAGGCACAGCGTGAAGCGGAAGAGCAGGCACGGCGCGAAGCGGAAGAGCTCGTAAAACGCGAAGCGGAAGCGAAGCGCGCAGCCGAAGAGCAAGCCAAACGTGAGGCCGCGGAGATTGCTAAGCGTAATTCAGCGGAAAAAGAAAAAGTGACCAATCAACATACCGACGAAATGACCAAGCCAGCTCAGGCGGAAAAAGCACGCCGTGAAGCCGAAGCCGCGGAACTGAAACGCAAAGCGGAAGAGGAAGTGCGCCGCAAGGTTGAAGAGGAAGCCAAGCGCGTGGCGGAAGAAGCCCGCCGCATGGCCGAAGAGAACGGCGAGAAGTGGGCCCAGGCAGACGCGGCAAGCGCCGCGGTTGAAAGCGCCGACTATCACGTGACCACCTCTCAGCACGCCCGTGCCGCTGAAGACGAAAACGACGCCAAAGTTGAAGGCGATCGTCGCAGCCGCACCCGCGGCGGCAAAGCCACCAAGCAGAAGAAAGGCAACAAGCTGTCCGAATCCAAAGCGGATCGTGAAGAGGCGCGTGCCGTTACCCGTGGCGGTAAAGGCAAACGCAAGCCTAGCGCTCTGCAGCAGGGCTTCAACAAGCCGGCGCAGGTGGTTAACCGTGACGTGGTGATCGGCGAAACCATCACCGTGGCCGAGCTGGCCAACAAGATGGCGGTAAAAGGTTCTCAGGTCATCAAAGTGATGATGAAGCTGGGCGCCATGGCCACCATCAACCAGGTTATCGACCAGGAAACCGCACAGCTGGTTGCCGAAGAGATGGGGCACAAAGTTATCCTGCGCCGTGAAAACGAGCTGGAAGAAGCGCTGATGAGCGACCGTGATACGGGCGCTGCGGCCGAGCCGCGCGCGCCGGTCGTGACCATCATGGGCCACGTTGACCACGGTAAAACCTCTCTGCTGGACTACATCCGCTCCACCAAAGTGGCGGCGGGCGAAGCCGGCGGCATTACCCAGCACATCGGTGCCTACCACGTAGAAACCGAGAACGGCATGATCACCTTCCTGGATACTCCGGGCCACGCCGCGTTTACCTCGATGCGTGCTCGCGGTGCTCAGGCGACTGACATCGTGGTTCTGGTGGTGGCGGCCGACGACGGCGTGATGCCACAGACCATCGAAGCTATCCAGCACGCGAAAGCGGCGCAGGTGCCGTTGGTGGTTGCGGTGAACAAAATCGACAAGCCGGAAGCCGATCCGGACCGCGTTAAGCAGGAACTGTCTCAGTACGGCGTTATGCCGGAAGAGTGGGGCGGCGAAGCGCAGTTCGTCCACGTGTCCGCGAAAGCCGGTACCGGTATCGACGAGCTGCTGCAGGCTATCCTGCTGCAGGCCGAAGTTCTGGAACTGAAAGCAGTTCGCAGCGGCATGGCGAGCGGCGTGGTGATCGAGTCCTTCCTGGATAAAGGCCGTGGCCCTGTGGCTACCGTGCTGGTTCAGGAAGGTACGCTGAACAAGGGCGATATCGTTCTGTGCGGCTTCGAATACGGCCGTGTGCGTGCGATGCGCGACGAATTGGGCCGTGACGTGACCTCCGCCGGTCCGTCTATCCCTGTGGAAATCCTGGGTCTGTCCAGCGTGCCTGCAGCGGGTGACGAAGCGACCGTGGTGCGTGATGAGAAGAAAGCGCGTGAAGTGGCGCTGTACCGTCAGGGCAAATTCCGCGAAGTCAAACTGGCGCGTCAGCAGAAGTCCAAGCTGGAAAACATGTTCGCCAACATGACCGACGGCGAAGTGTCCGAGCTGAACATCGTACTGAAGTCCGACGTACAGGGTTCTTGCGAAGCGATCAGCGACTCGCTGCTGAAACTCTCCACCGACGAAGTGAAGGTGAAGATTGTCGGCTCCGGCGTAGGTGGTATCACCGAAACCGACGCGACGCTGGCTGCGGCATCCAACGCCATCATCCTGGGCTTCAACGTGCGTGCCGACGCTTCTGCGCGCCGCGTAATCGAAGCGGAAAGCCTGGATCTGCGTTACTACTCCGTGATCTATAACCTGATCGACGAAGTGAAGCAGGCGATGAGCGGTATGCTGGCGCCGGAATACAAGCAGCAGATCATCGGCCTGGCCGAAGTGCGCGACGTGTTCAAATCGCCTAAGTTCGGTGCTATCGCCG